In Longimicrobium sp., the genomic window GCGGTCCACGTGCGACTCGGCCGCCAGGTGCATCACCGCCGAGGGGCGGTGCTCCGCGAACACGCGCCGGATCTCCTCGGCGTCGCAGATGTCCACCTGCTCGAAGGCGAAGCCGGGGAGCCCCGCAACCGGCTCCAGCCCGTCCAGGTTACCCGCGTAGGTCAGGCAGTCCACCACCACCACCGGGGTGCCGCGGCCGCCCACCAGCTCGCGCACCAGCGCCGAGCCGATGAACCCGGCGCCGCCCGTCACCAGCACCGGCCCCGTGTTTCCGTCGCCGTTACGCATGGGTGCGGCCTCCCTCCGGCAGCGAGCGGGCGGCCTCCGTCGTCGCGCGGGATGAGGGAAGGTGCACGCCAATGTGCACAGCGTGGCGAGAAAGGCGTGCTCGTGACGCCGGCCCGGTACGAGTCATCGCGGGGGATTGTCGGAGGCGAAGGAGGGGACTGCAACACCTGCACGTAACAGAGATGGGCATATTATGTGTGTCGAGGCGGGTCCCTGTCAAGCAAAACGAATCCGGGTTTCCGGCCTGGAGCTGCTCCGAGGGATTGGCGGATTGGGGCCGGGGGTGGGACTGCTGCATGGCCGGGCACTGCGGCGCGTGGGACTGCGTGCGACGAAGGCGCCGCCCTTCCCGCGCGGGCGGCGCCGACGGGGGCGCCGCACCCCGAACATGCGCGCGCGGCCCGTGCGCACGTCTGCTGATGTGGATGTGCGCACGGGAGCAGCGGCTTCGTGTGGCCTGCCCCTCAGCCGAGGGGGATGCCGGTCTGCCGGGCCACGCGCTCCAGCGCCTCCACCATCGCGGGGTCGGTTACCGCACCTTCCCGCCCTGCTCTTCCGCCGGTATGTTTCCTGAGGCGTCGTATTACGGCAGTGCTCCCCTGGGCGCTCCTCCTCATCGCCTTCCCTACGCTGGCTCAGGCACCGTCGAGGACCACCTCCTTCCTGGCGCCTTGATCGTCTCGCGAACCGTGCTCGCCCCCAGCTCGTGACCTCCGAAAGAACGCATTCCGTTGCCCCACCCGTGGCTGAGCCGGCTCCGAACGGCGGGCTTCGCTCGCGCGGCGAGTGGCGGTTCCGGCCAGACATCGAGGGGCTGCGGGCCATCGCCATCCTGGCTGTGGTGCTGTACCATGCAGGCGTGCCGAACGTGCCCGCGGGTTACCTGGGCGTCGACGTGTTCTTCGTCCTTTCCGGGTTCCTGATCTCCGGCATCCTCCTGAGCGAGGCGGCGACCGGGACGATTTCTCTCCGCGCGTTCTGGGCCCGGCGGGCGCGGCGGCTGCTTCCCGCGGCGGCTGTGCTCATCCTGGCCGTCCTGGCCGTCGATGCAGTGCTCGCCTCGCCCATGGAGCGCACGCCGCACGCCCGGAGCGCCGTCGCGGCCTCGCTGTACGCCTCCAACATCCTCTTCGCCCTGCGCAGCCGGTTGTACTTTGGCCCGGAGAGCGGGCGCGATCCGCTGCTGCACACCTGGTCGCTGGGCGTGGAAGAGCAGTTCTACCTGCTCTTCGCGCCACTGGTGCTCTTCCTGGTGATGGGGGGCGGGGCCGCGGGGCTTCGCCGCCGCTTCGCCGTGGTGGTGGGCGCGGGCACGGCCGTGTCCTTCGGACTGTGTCTGGCAGCGGCGCGCGAGGCGCCGGCATGGGCGTTCTACCTCCTTCCCACGCGCGCCTGGGAGTTCGGGGCCGGGGCGCTGTGTGCCCTGGCCGTCGGCGGCCGGAGCCGCGGCGCGCGGACGTGGGAGGTCGTCGCGGGGCTGGGCGCCCCCGGCCTGGTCGGGGCGATGCTGCTGGATCCCGGCGGCACCTCGCTCTCGCACCCCGGCACGGCCACTCTTCTGCCCGTGCTCGCCACGGTGGCGATCATCCTGGCGGGCGGCACCGGCTCGCCGCCCCGGGTGTCGCGGGTGCTGGCACGCCCCTCGTTCCGGCTGCTCGGACGCCTGTCGTACTCATGGTACCTGTGGCACTGGCCCGCGCTGGTGTTCCTGAAGCTGGAAGTGCCGGCCGCCTCCGTGGGCCTGCGCCTGGCGGTCGCGGCGGCGGCGCTCCTCCCGGCGGCGCTCACCTACGCCCTGGTCGAGAACCCGGTTCGCTACCACGGAGCGTTCCAGCGCCGCCCGGGGCTGGCGATCGTGGGTGCGGCGCTGCTTACGGTGATCCTCGCCGGTGCTGCCTTCGCCGCGGGCGCCCTGGCGGAACGCGCCTACCGCTCCCCGCGCATGGCGGCCGTGCGCGAGGCGGGGCGGAAGCCGGACCGGGCCGCGCTCGGGTGCAGAGTGCTGAATGCTCCCTTCCTGGCGAGGGAGTGCGGAACGGGCGCGGGTGACGATCCCCTCGTGGTCCTGTTCGGCGATTCGCACGTCGGCCATTGGCTCCCGGCCTTCGTACCGCTGGCGGAGCGGCGCGGCTGGCGGGTGCTGATGGTGACCCGGGGCGGCTGCACGGCCCCCACGGTAACGGTGCTGCTCCGGGTGGCGCCGCTTTCCGGCAACCGCGACTGCGACGCGTGGCGCGCGGCCGCGCTGCGCTGGATCGCCGGCCAGCGGCCGCACATGGTGGTTCTCGGCAGCAGCCGCGACCGGACCATCCACGTGGGCGGGGACCGCTACCTGGCCGCGGACAGCACCGTCGAAGGCCGAAGGCGCTGGGCGGCCGGGCTGCGGCATACGGTCGAGCAGGTGCTGCCGTCCGGCGCCCGGGTAGTGGTGCTGCAGGACACGCCGCTGCCCGGCTTCGACGTGCCCGACTGCATCGCGCGGCACCTGGACCGTCCCGAGCAGTGCGACGTGCCCGCCGCGCGTGCCGTGGACCATCGGCTGGCCCGGGCCGAGCGGGAAGCGCTCGCCGGGTTGCACGGCGTTTCCTACATCGACATGAGCCCCGCCATCTGCGGCCCGCGCGTCTGCCGCGTGTACGTCGACGGAGTGATCCGCTTTCGCGACACCGACCACCTGTCCACCCGGTTCGCGGCAGCCCTCGCGCCCCGGCTCGACGCGGCGCTGGACGGAGGCGGCCCGCGGTGAGATCCACGCCGGGGCCCGTCGGGGCTTCCTCGCGCGCGCGGCTCGTGCGCACGTCCACGCTACGGACGTGCGCTGCCCACGGGCGCCCGCGGCTTCGTGTGGCCTGCCCCCTCAGCCGAGGGGGATGCCGGTCTGCCGCGCGACGCGCTCCAGCGCCTCCACCACCGCCGGGATGAGGGGAACGCCCTCGCGCCGCCGCACCTCTTCGGCGCGGCGGTTGGGATCGCCGGGGATCATGGGGCCCGAGGTGCCGGCCGCGGGGCGCGTCGCCCGGAGCGTGCGGATCCAGTCGTCCACCTGGCGTCCGAACTCCTCCGGGTCGGCGAAGCCGGCCACCTGGAAGGCGCCGAACAGGTGCCCCACCCCCTTGCCCACGGTCCGCGCGGGCGGCGGCAGGTGGGCGGGGAAGGGAGGCGCGAAGGGTCCCCAGCTGGCACCCCCCAGCGGCCCGCAGAGCAGGTCCACCATCGCCCCCAGGCAGTACCCCTTGTGCGCGCCGCGCTCGCGGTCGGACCCCAGCGGAAGGAGCGCGCCTCCGTTCAGCATGGCGTGCGGATCGGTGGTCATCCGGCCGTCGCGGTCGATGGCGCACCCTTCGGGGATGGAGGTTCCCTGCCGCGCCGCGTGCTCCACCTTGCCGAAGGCGAAGGCGCTGGTGGTGAGGTCGATGACCACCGGCGGCTCCTCCAGGGCGGGGAAGGCGATGGCCAGGGGGTTGGTCCCCAGCATCTTTTCGGCGCCCCACAGCGGCGCCACCTGCGGCGGGGAGTTGGTCATCGCCCAGCCGATCAGGCCGCGAGGGAGCGCCTGCAGCGGGTAGTACTCGCCCGCCCCGAAGTGGTTGCTGTTCCCCACGGCCACCCAGCCGGTCCCCACCCGCTCCGCCTTTTCCATCGCCAGCTCGTTGGCGCGCGGGCCCACCACCAGCCCCAGCCCGTTGTCGCCGTCCACCGTGGCCGTGGCGGGCGTTTCGCGCACCGTCCGGACGTTCGGGCGTGGGTTGATGCGCTCCTGCGCGAGCATTTCCACGTACTGCGGCAGCCGGGCCACCCCGTGCGTGTCGATGCCGCGCAGGTCCGCGCTGCTCAGCACGGCCGCCGCCAGCTCCGCGTCCGCGGCCGGCACCCCGAAGGTCTGCAGCACGCGCGAGGAGAACTCGCGCAGCAGCGCGGGCTCGAACGTCTTGTCCGCCGCGGCGGGCGGGATGTTGGGCACTGCGGTCACGTTCACTCTCGTTCTCTCCGCTCCCCGCCGCCACTCCGGGCGCGGGGCGAGCCGGAGCGCGCACCGGCCCGTGCACCCGTGCGCAGGAAACGCGGGAGCGGCGGTAGGGCGGAGCAAGGTGGAATCACGTTCCAGGACAGTCAATCAGGTACAGGACGGCCGGCTCTTCGTCAACCGCCTGGTCTCCCGGCGTCCCCAAAGGGTGTGCTCTCGGGCCGCGACGGCAGCGTCGGCCCTGGCGAAACGTCCGCGTGGGCCTCACACGCGGGCGTTCCGGGAAGCGCGCGGAGGGCGCGTCGGGTTGACACGGCAGAAACGAATGGGTTAGTGTTGGATGTCACGGATTCTGGCGGATCACGTGAGGACATTTCGCATCACAGCGGCGCGCCGATCCCGCCGCCGGAATCTCCTCACGCCGGTCCGTGCACGTTTCGCCGCGAGGTCTCGCCACACCGCCGTCCGAGCGCCCGCGACGGCGCCGCGGCCGAGGCGAGCCCTCTCGCGGCGCACATTCTACATCTACCTGTCAACGGAGTCGGTATGGCAACGCTCGAGCCGGAAGTCCTCAAGCCCGCCACGATCCAGGGCGCGCTTCCGCTGGAGGGCATCGACCACGTGGAGCTGTACGTGGGCAATGCCTACCAGGCGGCGCACTTCTACCGCACCATGTTCGGGTTTCGCCCCGTGGCGCGAGCGGGGCTGGAGACCGGCGTGCGCGACCGGCTCTCGATCGTCATGGAGCAGGGCGACATCCGCCTGGTGCTCACCAGCGGGCTGGACCCCGAGTCGCCCATCGCCCGGCACGCGGCGCTGCACGGCGACGCCGTGAAGGACGTGGCCTTCCGGGTGGCCGACGTGGACGCCGCCTTCCACACCGCCGTGGCCCGCGGCGCCCGGCCGGTGTCGCCGCCGCAGGTGCACGAGGACGAGCACGGCCGCGTGGTGCGCGCCACCATCGCCGCGCCGGGCGAAACGGTGCATTCGCTGGTGGAGCGGCACGGCTACACCGACATGCGCTTCCCCGGGTTCGTGGCCATCACCGACGCGCCGGCCACCCGCCCCACCGGGTTCGTGGAAGTGGACCACGTGGCGGTGAGCATGGAGCAGGGGCAGCTGGACCACTGGGTGGCCTTCTACAAGGACGTGCTGGGCTTCCACCAGTCGCACCACGAGATGGTGTGGACCAAGCACAGCGCCATGAACTCCAAGGTGGTGGAAGACGCCTCGGGGAAGATCAAGTTCCCCATCGTGGAGCCGGCCCACAACGGCGGCAAGTCGCAGGTGCAGGAGTACCTGAACTTCAACCACGGCGCGGGCGCGCAGCACGTGGCCTTCCTGTCCGACGACATCCGCGCCACGGTGCGGGCCATCCGCGAGAACGGCGTGCGATTCCTGCGCATTCCCGGCACTTACTACGAGATGCTGGAGGAGCGCGTGGGCGCCGTCGACCCCGCGCTGATGGCCGAGCTGCAGGAGCTGGGCATCCTGGTGGACTCCGACGACGACGGGCGGCTGATGCAGATCTTCAGCGAGCCGATCGAGGCGCGCCCCACCATGTTCGTGGAGGTCATCGAGCGGCAGGGCGCCCAGGGCTTCGGCTCCGGGAACATCAAGGCGCTGTTCGAGGCGGTGGAGCGCGAGCAGGAACTGCGAGGCAACATCTGATGACCGATACGGCTCCCGCCCCCGCCGCCGAACTGCGGCTGGCGGGGTGGGCCCGGGCCTCGGGTACGTCGGCGCTGCAGACCATGCTGTCGGTGGGCACGCGCCCGGGAACCATCTCCTTTGCCCTGGGCCTTCCCGCGCCGGAGTTCTTTCCCGCCGAGGAGTACGGCCGCGCCGCCGCGGCCGTGCTGGCCGAGGACCCGCGCGCCCTGCAGTACTCGCCGCCCTGCGCGCCGTTGCAGGCGCACGTGGCGGCGCTCATGGCGCAGCGCGGGGTTGCGTGCGCGCCGGAGCAGGTGTTCCTGACCACGGGCGCGCAGCAGGGGATCAGCCTGCTGGCCCGCCTGCTGCTGGAGCCGGGCGGCGAGATCATCACCGACACGCTGTGCTACACGGGCTTTCAGCAGGCGGTGGAGCCGTTCGCCCCGCGCATTCTCACCGTGCCCACCGACCTGGACACGGGGATGGACGTGGACGCGGTGGAGGCGCTGCTGGCCGGCGGCGCGCGCCCGGCCTTCATCTACACCGTTCCTGACGGGCACAACCCGCTGGCGGTGAGCATGTCGGCGGAAAAGCGGGTGCGGCTGGTGGAGATCGCGCGCCGCTACGGGGTGCCGGTGGTGGAGGACGATCCGTACGGCTTTCTGGCGTACGACGGCGCGCCCGCCCATCCGCTGCGGGCGCTGGAGCGGGAGTGGGTGTTCTACGTGGGCTCGTTCAGCAAGGTGCTGGCGCCCGCGCTGCGGCTGGGCTGGATCATCGTGCCGCAGGAGTTGGTGCGGCTGCTGGCCATCGGCAAGGAGGCCAGCGACATCAACACCGCCACGCTGGCGCAGCGCGGGGCGGCGCGGTTCTTCGACGGCGGCCACCTTCCCGCGCACCTTGCCATGCTGCGGCGCGAGTACCGCCTGCGCCGCGACACCATGCTGGCCGCGCTGGCAGAGCACTTTCCCGCCGGCACCCTCTGGCGGAAGCCTTCCGCGGGCGTGTTCATCTGGGTGGAGCTGCCGGAGGGGACGGATGCGGGCGAGGTGCTGCGCGTGGCCATCGAGCAGGAGGGCGTGGTCTTCGTGCCCGGCCACGCCTTTGCGGCGGACGGCAGCCGCACCGCCAGCCACTGCATGCGCCTCAACTTTTCCCACAGCACGCCGGACGTGATCGAGGAGGGCATCGCCCGCCTGGGCCGGGCCCTGCGGAGCCTGGCGGCCTGAGCCACGCACCGGGTCCGACGCAATTCGGATACGTTGATGCGGAGTCGGGGGTTCCCGGCTCCGCTTTCCTGTTCCGGGGGAGAAATCGTCGAGGAGCGGTTCGAGGGGCGGCGATCCGTCGCCGGACACCCTCCGGAAACGCCCTTTTGGGCCACGGATGGGAACGTTGCGCTTCTGTGGCTGGGTTGCGTTTTCAGGCGGGGAATAATACTATTTTCGATACCGACGAACGACCTTTTCCTGCCTCCACCGAACGTTTTGCGCCCATGCGCGCCGAACGTTCCGCCGCCGCACCGCCGGCGAATGAGCCCCGGATTTTCCCGATGACGAAGGAGAGATCGTGAGCGGTCCCGTGATCAACGCCAACGTGGTGGACGCGCTGGTGCTTCCCCGGCTGGTGTGGCTGCGTCCGAACCTGGTGGGGCTGGTGTTCACGCTGTCGAAGCTGCTCCCCGCCCGCTTCATCGTCACCAGGGCGCGCGAAACGGGCGAGCTGCGGCCGGGCGGGCTGATCGCCGAGACCAGCTCGGGAACGTTCGGGCTGTCGCTGGCGATGGTGGCCCGGCTGCACGGGCACCCGGTGCAGTTGGTGAGCGACCCCTCCATCGAACCGCCGCTGCAGCGCCGGCTGCAGGACCTGGGCGCCACCGTCCACATCGTGAGCGACCCGGGCCCGTCCGGCGCCTTCCAGATCGCCCGGCTCGAGCTCCTGCAGCGCATCCTGGCGGAAAATCCGGGGACGTTCTGCCCTCGCCAGTACACCAACCCCCAGAACCCGGCCAGCTTTGCCCCGTGCGCCGAGCAGCTCGCCCACGCGGCGGAGACGGTGGACTGCCTGGTGGGCCCGGTGGGTTCCGGCGGCTCGCTCTGCGGCACCGCGTCGTTCCTCCGCCTCCTTTCGCCCGAGCTGAACGTGGTGGCGGTCGACACGCATCACAGCGTCATCTTTGGCCTGACCGAGGGCCGCCGCACGCTGAAGGGGCTGGGGAACAGCCTGGTGCCCCCCAACGTGGACCACGCGGCGGTAGACCTGGTGCACTGGGTGGGCGCCGCCGAGGCCTACCACGCCACCCGGCGGCTGCACGCGGAGCACGCGGTGTTCATGGGCCCCACCAGCGGCGCGGCGTTCCTGGTGGCCGACTGGTACGCCCGGAACAACCCCGACTCGCTCACCGCGGTGATCCTCCCGGACGAGGGCTACCGCTACCAGAACACCGTGTACGACGACGCCTGGCTGGCGGAGAAGGGGCTGCGGCTGGGCGCGCCCCCCGCCGGGCCGGTGGAGTGGGACCGCCCCCACGACGGCGACGACGCGTGGTCGTACTTCCGCTGGGGCCGCCGCGACTACGCCCAGGTGATGGGCGCTCCCCCCGCGCGCCTGGAACTGGCGTCGCTCTGACGGGCCGCCACTGCTTCACACGGGGATGCGTCCGCGGTGGACGCATGCCCCCGCTTTTTGTATCGCCCTGCTCCCTGCGGAACACGATCGCTCCTCCGCGGCATGCGGTCCCATCGGGTGCGCGTCTTTGTGTCCAGAGTGGAGCATTTCCGCTCCTCGATCCGAGCCTGGAACAGACGGGTTTCTCGCACGCTCCTTTTCGACAGAAACGTCAGGAAGAGGGCTGGTGATTGCTGCTAAACCTGACGGGAACGGTTGACGGCACGGGCGCGGCCGGGTTATCGTTCCTTTCCCCACGTTTTTGGAAGATTGCGCCGTTCCAGTCCTCCAGACCAACGGCCGTGCCGCCCGAGGTTGTCGGACCGTCTCCCCCGCCCCGGCTTCCGAGGCGGAAACGTGGGAGCCTGTCTGCGTTTCGGGTGCGGCCGGTCAGGGGGGTCGGGAGCCGTCACGCGAGGTGGCAGGGGGAGGAATCCCGGGGAGGCGGACGGCCCGCCAGTTTCACGTCTCAGGCAAGATTTTTCAAGGGAAACAGTCCATGCACGTGCTTCCTGGTCGGACCTCGTCCACATCGCCGGCGGTGACGCTGAGCGCGGTCCGGGCGGAACTGCCCGCGATTGACGACGAGCTGCTGCGGGACCAGGCAGAGTACTGGCAGGAGACGCTGGCTGACCCCCCGGAGCCGCTGGAACTGCCCGCGGACCGCCCGCGCCCCGGGCAGGCGGACCCCACCGGAGGCCTCGTTCGCCTGGAGCTGGACGAGGAGCTGGTTGCTGCCCTGGATGCGCTCAAAATACGTCACAGCTCGCACATTTCCACCGTGCTGCTGGCCGGGTGGGCGGCGGTGCTGGGCCGGCTGTCGGGGCAGACCAACCTGGTGATCGGCACCTCCCTGGGGAGCCGCGAGACGGAAGGGCTGGCGGGCGCATTCGCGAGCGCCCTGCCGGTGCGGGTGGACCTGTCGGGATTGCCCACGACCGCGGAACTGCTGGGGCGGGTGGACGCGCGGGTGCGTGGCGCGCTGCGGAACCAGGACCTTCCCTGGGAGCGGGTGGTGGAGCTCGTGCAGCCGGACGGCGCCGCTTCCGCCACGCCGCTCTTCCGTGCGGCGTTCGCGTGGCGCGACGCACCCGCGGCCGGCCCGGAGCTGCGCGGCTCGGAATCGCGTGCGGTGGCCGATATAGAGCGGTGCTCGACCGGCGGCCTCGACATCGCTCTCGAACTCGGGGAGGAGAACGGACGGGTCGCGGGCCAGGTGGTGTTCGCGACGGCGCTGTTCGACCCCGAGACGGTGGAGCGCTACGCGGGGTACCTGCGCCGGATGCTGGCCGGGATGGCGGCGGACGAGGCCCTGCCGGTGGACCGGCTGGCGCTGCTGTCGGCCGAGGAGCGCCGCCTCGTCACGGAGGAGTGGAACCGCACGGAGACGCCGTACCCCGCCGACTCGTACATCCACGAGCTTTTCGAAGCGCAGGCCGCGCGCACGCCCGACGCGGTGGCGGTGGTCTTCGAAGACCGGGAGCTGACGTACGCGGAGCTGAACGCCCGCGCCAACCGGCTGGCGCATCACCTCCGCGGCCTGGGCGTGGGCCCCGACGTGCGCGTGGGGATCTGCGTGGAGCGCGAGCCCGAGCTGGTGGTGGCCGTGCTGGGGGTGCTGAAGTCCGGCGGCGCGTACCTGCCGCTGGACCCCGCCTACCCGCGGGAGCGGCTGCTGGACATGGTGCAGGACAGCGCCCCGGTGGTCATGCTGACGCAGGGGTCGCTCGCGGGACGGCTGGCCGGCCTGGACGTGCCCCTGCTGTCCCTCGACGAGGGCGAAGCGTGGTGGGATGGCCAGCCGGCCACGAACCCGGAGCGCGCGGCGCTGACGCCGGACCACCTGACGTACGTGATCTACACCTCGGGCTCCACGGGGCGGCCCAAGGGCGTGATGATGACGCACGGGGGCGCCTCCAACCTGCTGCACTGGTACCTGGGCGCCACCGCGATGACGGAGCGCGACGCGGTGCTGGTGGTCACCTCCTTCAGCTTTCACCTCACGCAGCGGAACCTCATGGCTCCGCTGTTCGTAGGCG contains:
- a CDS encoding Ldh family oxidoreductase, translated to MNVTAVPNIPPAAADKTFEPALLREFSSRVLQTFGVPAADAELAAAVLSSADLRGIDTHGVARLPQYVEMLAQERINPRPNVRTVRETPATATVDGDNGLGLVVGPRANELAMEKAERVGTGWVAVGNSNHFGAGEYYPLQALPRGLIGWAMTNSPPQVAPLWGAEKMLGTNPLAIAFPALEEPPVVIDLTTSAFAFGKVEHAARQGTSIPEGCAIDRDGRMTTDPHAMLNGGALLPLGSDRERGAHKGYCLGAMVDLLCGPLGGASWGPFAPPFPAHLPPPARTVGKGVGHLFGAFQVAGFADPEEFGRQVDDWIRTLRATRPAAGTSGPMIPGDPNRRAEEVRRREGVPLIPAVVEALERVARQTGIPLG
- a CDS encoding PLP-dependent aminotransferase family protein — its product is MTDTAPAPAAELRLAGWARASGTSALQTMLSVGTRPGTISFALGLPAPEFFPAEEYGRAAAAVLAEDPRALQYSPPCAPLQAHVAALMAQRGVACAPEQVFLTTGAQQGISLLARLLLEPGGEIITDTLCYTGFQQAVEPFAPRILTVPTDLDTGMDVDAVEALLAGGARPAFIYTVPDGHNPLAVSMSAEKRVRLVEIARRYGVPVVEDDPYGFLAYDGAPAHPLRALEREWVFYVGSFSKVLAPALRLGWIIVPQELVRLLAIGKEASDINTATLAQRGAARFFDGGHLPAHLAMLRREYRLRRDTMLAALAEHFPAGTLWRKPSAGVFIWVELPEGTDAGEVLRVAIEQEGVVFVPGHAFAADGSRTASHCMRLNFSHSTPDVIEEGIARLGRALRSLAA
- a CDS encoding acyltransferase family protein, producing the protein MAEPAPNGGLRSRGEWRFRPDIEGLRAIAILAVVLYHAGVPNVPAGYLGVDVFFVLSGFLISGILLSEAATGTISLRAFWARRARRLLPAAAVLILAVLAVDAVLASPMERTPHARSAVAASLYASNILFALRSRLYFGPESGRDPLLHTWSLGVEEQFYLLFAPLVLFLVMGGGAAGLRRRFAVVVGAGTAVSFGLCLAAAREAPAWAFYLLPTRAWEFGAGALCALAVGGRSRGARTWEVVAGLGAPGLVGAMLLDPGGTSLSHPGTATLLPVLATVAIILAGGTGSPPRVSRVLARPSFRLLGRLSYSWYLWHWPALVFLKLEVPAASVGLRLAVAAAALLPAALTYALVENPVRYHGAFQRRPGLAIVGAALLTVILAGAAFAAGALAERAYRSPRMAAVREAGRKPDRAALGCRVLNAPFLARECGTGAGDDPLVVLFGDSHVGHWLPAFVPLAERRGWRVLMVTRGGCTAPTVTVLLRVAPLSGNRDCDAWRAAALRWIAGQRPHMVVLGSSRDRTIHVGGDRYLAADSTVEGRRRWAAGLRHTVEQVLPSGARVVVLQDTPLPGFDVPDCIARHLDRPEQCDVPAARAVDHRLARAEREALAGLHGVSYIDMSPAICGPRVCRVYVDGVIRFRDTDHLSTRFAAALAPRLDAALDGGGPR
- a CDS encoding cysteine synthase family protein, producing MSGPVINANVVDALVLPRLVWLRPNLVGLVFTLSKLLPARFIVTRARETGELRPGGLIAETSSGTFGLSLAMVARLHGHPVQLVSDPSIEPPLQRRLQDLGATVHIVSDPGPSGAFQIARLELLQRILAENPGTFCPRQYTNPQNPASFAPCAEQLAHAAETVDCLVGPVGSGGSLCGTASFLRLLSPELNVVAVDTHHSVIFGLTEGRRTLKGLGNSLVPPNVDHAAVDLVHWVGAAEAYHATRRLHAEHAVFMGPTSGAAFLVADWYARNNPDSLTAVILPDEGYRYQNTVYDDAWLAEKGLRLGAPPAGPVEWDRPHDGDDAWSYFRWGRRDYAQVMGAPPARLELASL
- the hppD gene encoding 4-hydroxyphenylpyruvate dioxygenase, which codes for MATLEPEVLKPATIQGALPLEGIDHVELYVGNAYQAAHFYRTMFGFRPVARAGLETGVRDRLSIVMEQGDIRLVLTSGLDPESPIARHAALHGDAVKDVAFRVADVDAAFHTAVARGARPVSPPQVHEDEHGRVVRATIAAPGETVHSLVERHGYTDMRFPGFVAITDAPATRPTGFVEVDHVAVSMEQGQLDHWVAFYKDVLGFHQSHHEMVWTKHSAMNSKVVEDASGKIKFPIVEPAHNGGKSQVQEYLNFNHGAGAQHVAFLSDDIRATVRAIRENGVRFLRIPGTYYEMLEERVGAVDPALMAELQELGILVDSDDDGRLMQIFSEPIEARPTMFVEVIERQGAQGFGSGNIKALFEAVEREQELRGNI
- a CDS encoding GDP-mannose 4,6-dehydratase; the encoded protein is MRNGDGNTGPVLVTGGAGFIGSALVRELVGGRGTPVVVVDCLTYAGNLDGLEPVAGLPGFAFEQVDICDAEEIRRVFAEHRPSAVMHLAAESHVDR